From a single Populus nigra chromosome 18, ddPopNigr1.1, whole genome shotgun sequence genomic region:
- the LOC133677864 gene encoding cytokinin hydroxylase: MGVLIFQVLIFSFLGSFFNVIWRILFSCWILPGRAHMKLKKNGFRGPTPNFPLGNHREIKRISREATVSSSSSSSSGSSKIISNDIHSSVFPYFSQWQKSHGKVFIYWLGTEPFLYIADPDFLKEMTSGVMGKSWGKPRVFKHDREPMFGNGLVMAEGDEWVRHRHVITPAFSPANLKAMSSLMVESTTKMLDKWTGLINSGNHEIDVEREITATAGEIIAKASFGISYENGRKVFEKLRAMQITLFKSNRYVGVPFSKLISPKKTIEAKKLGHEIDALLLSIIKAHKNSNDGCPQKDLLGLLLQEDRVNGMSGKMLTTRQLVDECKTFFFGGHETTALALSWTLLLLAMHPEWQNKLREEIREVTGDKEIDFTKVAGLKKMGWVMNEVLRLYPPSPNVQRQAREDIQVNDLLIPNGTNMWIDVVAMHHDPKLWGEDANEFKPERFKDDLYGGCRHKMGFLPFGFGGRMCIGRNLTMMEYKIVLTLILTRFSFSVSPTYSHSPAILLSLRPGNGLQLILQPI, translated from the exons ATGGGAGTGTTAATATTTCAAGTGCTTATTTTCTCCTTTCTTGGTAGTTTTTTTAACGTAATATGGAGAATATTGTTTTCTTGCTGGATTTTGCCTGGTAGGGCGCATATGAAGCTAAAGAAAAATGGGTTTCGAGGTCCAACCCCAAATTTCCCTTTAGGAAATCATAGGGAAATCAAAAGGATTAGTAGGGAAGCaacagtttcttcttcttcttcttcttcttctgggtCCTCAAAAATAATCTCTAATGATATTCATTCTTCAGTTTTTCCCTACTTCTCTCAGTGGCAGAAGTCTCATG GGAAAGTATTCATATACTGGTTAGGTACAGAGCCATTTTTGTACATAGCAGACCCAGATTTCTTGAAAGAAATGACTTCAGGTGTGATGGGCAAGAGTTGGGGAAAGCCTCGAGTGTTTAAACATGATAGAGAACCCATGTTTGGTAATGGTTTGGTCATGGCTGAAGGTGATGAATGGGTTCGCCACCGCCATGTTATCACTCCTGCATTCTCTCCAGCCAACTTGAAG GCTATGTCAAGCTTAATGGTGGAGTCCACCACGAAGATGCTAGACAAGTGGACTGGCCTCATAAATTCCGGCAACCATGAAATAGATGTGGAGAGAGAAATCACGGCGACGGCCGGAGAGATCATAGCCAAGGCAAGCTTTGGCATAAGCTATGAAAATGGGAGAAAGGTGTTTGAGAAACTAAGGGCAATGCAAATCACTCTGTTTAAATCAAACCGTTATGTGGGTGTACCCTTTAGCAAGCTCATATCCCCTAAAAAAACCATCGAGGCCAAAAAGCTTGGACATGAAATTGATGCTCTCCTCTTATCTATCATAAAAGCTCATAAAAATTCTAATGACGGGTGTCCTCAAAAGGATTTGCTAGGGTTATTGCTCCAAGAGGATCGTGTAAATGGAATGTCAGGGAAGATGCTAACAACAAGGCAATTGGTCGATGAGTGCAAGACTTTCTTCTTTGGTGGCCACGAGACCACAGCTTTGGCTCTATCATGGACATTGCTGCTTTTGGCTATGCATCCAGAGtggcaaaacaaattgagagagGAGATTAGAGAAGTTACAGGGGATAAAGAAATTGATTTCACGAAGGTTGCTGGACTGAAGAAG ATGGGGTGGGTGATGAATGAAGTTTTAAGACTCTACCCGCCATCGCCTAATGTACAGAGGCAAGCTAGAGAAGACATTCAAGTAAATGACCTCTTAATACCAAATGGGACCAACATGTGGATTGATGTTGTCGCCATGCACCATGACCCTAAACTATGGGGAGAAGATGCGAACGAGTTTAAACCAGAGAGGTTCAAGGATGACTTGTATGGTGGATGCAGACACAAGATGGGGTTTCTGCCTTTTGGGTTTGGAGGAAGAATGTGCATTGGCAGGAACTTGACAATGATGGAGTATAAGATTGTGCTAACCTTGATTCTCACTAGGTTTTCATTCTCTGTCTCTCCAACATACAGTCATTCTCCAGCTATTTTGCTTTCCTTGAGGCCCGGCAATGGCCTGCAACTCATTCTCCAGCCCATTTAG